A genomic segment from Mucilaginibacter terrenus encodes:
- a CDS encoding substrate-binding domain-containing protein, which produces MRKYMLLLIATIGCLSVFAQTDTLHVYGPGGPLSAMQDCAKVFTTKTGIPVIVAGGPEPKWLAQAGQNADVIYGGAEYMLTQFIQAHPGMVDASTRVELYKRKAAILVRPGNPKHIATLKDLTRPGVHILDVNGAGQFGLWEDVAGKEDLIGSIQQNIAGSFANTALGIEAWKKDNTYDAWITYASWHENLKTITQTVELPISLRLYRGTPVAITTNSKHVAQAKQFVQFLKSTEGHTIFKKWGWE; this is translated from the coding sequence ATGAGAAAATATATGTTATTGCTGATCGCCACCATAGGTTGCCTGTCAGTTTTCGCCCAAACCGATACCCTGCATGTTTATGGCCCTGGTGGCCCGCTATCCGCCATGCAGGATTGTGCTAAAGTGTTTACTACAAAAACTGGCATCCCGGTAATTGTGGCGGGAGGTCCAGAGCCTAAATGGTTGGCGCAGGCCGGGCAAAATGCCGATGTAATTTATGGTGGTGCCGAGTATATGCTTACGCAGTTTATTCAGGCCCATCCGGGCATGGTTGATGCCAGTACAAGAGTAGAGTTGTACAAAAGAAAAGCTGCCATTTTGGTCAGACCGGGAAACCCTAAACATATTGCAACGCTGAAAGACCTGACGAGGCCAGGGGTTCATATTTTAGATGTGAACGGCGCAGGGCAGTTTGGATTGTGGGAAGATGTCGCCGGAAAAGAGGATTTAATCGGAAGTATCCAACAAAATATCGCAGGATCATTCGCCAATACTGCTTTAGGTATAGAGGCCTGGAAAAAAGATAATACCTATGACGCCTGGATCACTTATGCATCTTGGCATGAAAATTTGAAAACGATCACTCAAACAGTAGAATTACCGATATCATTGCGTTTATACCGGGGTACGCCGGTAGCAATAACTACTAACAGCAAGCATGTTGCGCAGGCTAAACAATTTGTTCAGTTCCTAAAAAGTACGGAAGGTCACACGATATTTAAAAAATGGGGTTGGGAATAA
- a CDS encoding sulfite exporter TauE/SafE family protein encodes MEIAGYALAILIGLSLGLIGGGGSILTVPILVYCFKIDPVIATTYSLFVVGITSSAGALSHYRKGNMNFKIAFVFGIPSLIAVFIMRKWVMPAVPHHLLNIGSFELTKPVLLMLVFAMLMLAASISMIRKKKEILVSDSQLSYTKLVIQSIIVGIITGFVGVGGGFLIIPSLVLFAGLSMKKAVGTSLMVMTISSLLGVLGDVSRHAPIDYKFLLLFSAFAIAGIITGSYLTKYISETKLKPAFGGFVLLMGIFILITTLTK; translated from the coding sequence ATGGAAATAGCAGGATACGCATTGGCAATTTTGATCGGCTTATCATTAGGTCTCATTGGCGGTGGCGGCTCTATCTTAACCGTGCCCATCCTGGTTTATTGCTTTAAGATAGACCCCGTGATAGCAACCACTTATTCGCTTTTTGTGGTTGGTATAACCAGCTCGGCAGGTGCGCTAAGCCATTACCGCAAAGGTAACATGAATTTTAAAATAGCTTTTGTATTTGGTATTCCATCATTAATAGCTGTATTCATCATGCGTAAATGGGTGATGCCTGCTGTGCCGCATCATTTGCTCAATATTGGTTCGTTTGAACTTACCAAGCCAGTCTTATTAATGCTTGTTTTCGCGATGTTAATGTTGGCCGCTTCCATTTCGATGATCAGGAAGAAAAAAGAAATTTTAGTTTCCGACTCACAGTTGAGCTATACCAAATTGGTGATCCAAAGTATTATAGTTGGCATCATCACCGGTTTTGTAGGCGTGGGCGGTGGCTTTTTAATCATTCCATCGCTGGTTTTGTTTGCCGGTTTGTCCATGAAAAAAGCCGTGGGCACATCCTTAATGGTAATGACCATCAGTTCATTGTTAGGCGTATTGGGTGACGTAAGCCGGCATGCCCCAATCGATTATAAATTCTTATTGCTGTTTTCAGCATTTGCCATAGCCGGAATTATAACGGGCAGCTATTTAACCAAATATATAAGCGAAACAAAACTAAAGCCTGCTTTTGGCGGGTTTGTGTTGCTGATGGGCATATTTATATTGATCACAACTTTAACAAAATAA
- a CDS encoding Crp/Fnr family transcriptional regulator, translating to MKLFGTILEEDLRANSQLKTLPAETVMMQSNSYIRSIPVVLSGSMRVMREDEDGREILLYYIKPGESCIMSFLAGIHEDTSKVKLVVEEDSEVLMLPIAKASEWIKVYPEWADFIFKLYHKRFEELLEVINAVAFQKLDDRIVSLLKRKANVYGSNEFSITHQQLAEELGTTREVVSRLLKQMEKQELITLSRNKISLNIPL from the coding sequence ATGAAATTATTTGGAACTATTTTAGAAGAGGATTTACGTGCCAACAGCCAGCTGAAAACCCTGCCGGCCGAAACGGTGATGATGCAATCGAATAGTTATATCCGATCCATTCCGGTGGTGCTATCCGGCAGCATGCGTGTAATGCGCGAAGATGAAGATGGCCGCGAAATATTGCTTTACTATATCAAACCAGGCGAAAGCTGCATTATGTCTTTTTTAGCCGGGATACATGAAGATACCAGCAAAGTCAAATTGGTGGTGGAAGAAGATTCCGAAGTATTGATGCTACCTATAGCCAAAGCCAGTGAATGGATCAAGGTATATCCGGAATGGGCCGACTTTATCTTTAAACTTTATCATAAGCGTTTTGAAGAATTGCTCGAGGTGATCAATGCGGTTGCCTTTCAAAAGTTAGACGACCGGATCGTTTCCTTGCTGAAAAGAAAAGCGAATGTTTACGGATCGAATGAGTTTAGTATAACCCATCAACAACTGGCCGAAGAGTTAGGTACCACGCGCGAGGTAGTTTCCCGACTGTTGAAACAAATGGAAAAACAGGAATTAATTACGCTTTCCAGAAATAAGATCTCTTTAAATATCCCTCTGTAA
- a CDS encoding molybdate ABC transporter substrate-binding protein, with translation MKYLQIISTIAIIIALGGQVKAQDHRFDPPWNTPPESKVMFTVPGVDNVPDLFGDIIDPQLVVFFAGNQFMCIDDLMAAFKKEHPQYQRIFAETLPPGILAKQIIGGSITIANMRITLKPDVYTAGKSRTDQMPEYFSRTEPYAYNRLAIMVQKGNPKNVKGLKDLGRADVRVSMPNPEWEGIGKRIEEAYVLAGTETLRKTIMEDKVKDSTTYLTQIHHRQTPMRILYNQSDAAPVWYSEAYYQMMIKHPTDLVEIPAKENINATYVAGQMKNAPHSQAAKDFMDFLISPTAKAIYRKYGFTTK, from the coding sequence ATGAAATATCTTCAGATAATATCCACAATAGCCATAATAATCGCCCTGGGTGGCCAGGTAAAAGCACAGGATCACCGCTTTGATCCGCCGTGGAATACCCCGCCGGAAAGTAAGGTCATGTTTACCGTGCCCGGCGTAGATAACGTACCCGATCTGTTCGGCGACATTATCGATCCGCAGTTAGTCGTATTCTTTGCCGGGAACCAGTTCATGTGCATAGACGACCTGATGGCAGCTTTTAAAAAGGAACACCCGCAATACCAGCGCATTTTTGCGGAAACTTTACCGCCGGGAATTTTAGCCAAGCAGATCATCGGTGGCTCCATCACCATCGCCAACATGCGCATCACTTTAAAACCGGATGTTTATACCGCTGGTAAAAGCCGCACCGACCAGATGCCGGAATATTTCAGCAGAACAGAACCTTATGCTTATAACCGTTTGGCCATTATGGTTCAGAAGGGCAATCCAAAAAATGTAAAAGGACTGAAAGACCTGGGCCGTGCGGATGTACGGGTCAGTATGCCGAACCCGGAATGGGAAGGTATTGGAAAGCGCATTGAAGAAGCCTATGTATTAGCCGGAACAGAAACTTTGCGTAAAACGATCATGGAAGACAAAGTCAAGGATAGCACTACCTACCTTACGCAGATCCACCACCGCCAAACACCCATGCGCATTTTATACAACCAATCGGATGCGGCACCCGTATGGTATAGTGAGGCTTATTATCAAATGATGATCAAACACCCTACAGACCTGGTAGAGATACCTGCTAAAGAAAACATCAACGCCACTTACGTTGCCGGGCAAATGAAAAATGCACCGCATTCACAGGCAGCGAAAGATTTTATGGATTTTTTGATCAGCCCGACGGCCAAAGCGATTTACCGCAAATACGGATTTACAACTAAATAA
- a CDS encoding DsrE family protein, whose amino-acid sequence MKKYAFLLAAFALIAFVKPATAQQTDPATFTGAEAKLKHYNALYILNSNDEKRIKGTLRNIDNAIEDPRLKGKLHVELVAFGDGVAVFMKNGAYEQALKDLQAKGVILAQCNNTIRERKIDKADLFPFISYVPSGNGEIIIRQYEGWATVHP is encoded by the coding sequence ATGAAAAAGTACGCTTTCCTACTCGCAGCATTCGCGCTGATCGCTTTTGTAAAACCTGCCACAGCGCAACAAACAGATCCAGCCACCTTTACCGGTGCCGAAGCTAAACTTAAACATTATAATGCTTTATACATCCTTAACTCTAATGATGAGAAAAGGATCAAAGGGACGCTGCGTAATATCGACAACGCGATTGAAGATCCACGGCTGAAAGGTAAACTGCATGTCGAACTGGTCGCTTTTGGTGATGGCGTAGCCGTATTTATGAAAAACGGTGCTTACGAACAGGCTTTGAAAGATCTGCAGGCCAAAGGGGTAATCTTAGCACAGTGCAACAACACGATCAGGGAACGTAAAATAGACAAGGCCGATCTTTTCCCTTTTATTTCCTATGTGCCCAGCGGCAATGGCGAGATCATTATCCGTCAATACGAAGGATGGGCGACCGTACACCCGTAA
- a CDS encoding LysR substrate-binding domain-containing protein — MLDFRLQVFYTVAKRLNFTKASAELYISQPAVTKHIKELEAEYKTSLFERSGNKKIILTPAGDMLLQYADKLLAIYKELEFDMNLLVKQHMGTLRIGGSNTVSQYVIPPVLAQFHQRFKDVQVNLVTGNTEQIEQALLNKEIDLGIVEGIHRNPQIKYQEFIADELVLVCSIKNNTIKKDAIKPEELKSLPLLLREPGSGTLDVIAHALKPFDIKIADLQTEMQLGGTESIKSYLMHSNCFAFLSVQSILNELKTNSLKIIDIKDLTIERPFYFIQPHGQPASLAELFMRFTKSYKAI, encoded by the coding sequence ATGTTAGACTTCCGCCTCCAGGTATTTTATACTGTTGCCAAACGGCTCAATTTCACCAAAGCTTCAGCTGAATTGTATATCAGCCAGCCCGCGGTTACCAAGCACATTAAGGAACTGGAAGCGGAATATAAAACCAGCCTTTTTGAACGGAGTGGCAATAAAAAAATAATATTGACCCCGGCGGGTGATATGTTACTGCAATATGCAGACAAACTCTTAGCTATTTACAAAGAATTGGAGTTTGACATGAACTTGTTGGTGAAACAACATATGGGTACGTTACGTATTGGTGGCAGCAATACCGTTTCCCAGTATGTTATACCACCGGTTTTAGCCCAGTTTCATCAAAGATTCAAAGATGTGCAAGTCAACTTGGTTACCGGCAACACTGAGCAAATAGAGCAGGCACTGTTAAACAAGGAAATTGACCTCGGTATTGTAGAAGGAATACACCGAAACCCACAGATTAAATACCAGGAGTTTATCGCAGATGAACTGGTGTTGGTGTGTAGTATCAAAAATAACACGATCAAAAAAGATGCTATTAAACCGGAAGAGTTAAAAAGTTTGCCGCTGTTATTACGCGAGCCGGGATCAGGTACGCTGGATGTTATTGCCCACGCCTTAAAACCCTTTGATATCAAAATTGCCGATCTTCAAACAGAAATGCAATTGGGTGGAACCGAAAGCATCAAATCTTATTTAATGCACAGCAATTGCTTTGCTTTCCTTTCGGTACAATCCATTTTAAACGAGTTAAAAACCAATTCCCTCAAAATAATAGATATTAAAGACCTAACCATTGAACGCCCGTTTTATTTTATCCAGCCGCACGGCCAACCAGCGTCACTGGCAGAATTATTCATGCGTTTTACGAAAAGCTATAAAGCGATTTGA